In Dryobates pubescens isolate bDryPub1 chromosome 6, bDryPub1.pri, whole genome shotgun sequence, a genomic segment contains:
- the PGM3 gene encoding phosphoacetylglucosamine mutase: MDFEALKKYSTLHPKPAGLTLQYGTAGFRARAEQLDHIMFRMGLLAVLRSKAVASTIGIMVTASHNPEEDNGVKLVDPLGEMLHPSWEEYATQLANAEEEELQNIITEICQQAAVNQHKDASVFIGRDTRPSSEKLSQSVIDGISVLGGQYHDYGLVTTPQLHYMVCCQNTQGQYGKATLEGYYEKLSKAFTELIKQAPSSGEHQRHLKVDCANGIGALKLSEMVSYFPKEVLIQLYNDGSKEKLNHLCGADFVKVNQKPPRGLDMKPNERCCSFDGDADRIVYYYVDTSGQFHLIDGDKIAALISVFLKELLAKVGQSFEMAVVQTAYANGSSTRYLEQTLKVPVHCVKTGVKHLHHKAQEFDIGVYFEANGHGTVLFSKAAETKIRQLAKEEKDAEKREAAKVLENMIDLINQTVGDAVSDMLVIEAILALKGLTVQQWDAIYTDLPNRLLKVQVADRRVISTADAERRAVSPAGLQQDIDVLLKSYKLARAFVRPSGTEDVVRVYAEADTQENADALAHEVSLAVYHLAGGKGEPPQPI, from the exons ATGGATTTTGAAGCCCTTAAGAAATACTCAACGCTGCATCCTAAACCTGCTGGACTTACTCTCCAGTATGGCACTGCTGGATTTcgtgccagggctgagcagcttgACCACATCATGTTCCGCATGGGCCTGCTGGCAGTTCTCAGGTCCAAAGCTGTGGCATCTACTATTGGCATCATGGTTACTGCATCTCACAATCCTGAA GAGGATAATGGCGTAAAGCTGGTCGATCCTCTGGGAGAAATGCTGCACCCTTCCTGGGAAGAGTATGCCACACAACTGGCaaatgcagaggaggaagaattgcaGAATATAATAACTGAGATCTGCCAACAAGCAGCAGTGAACCAGCACAAAGATGCTTCGGTTTTTATTGGCAGAGACACCAG GCCAAGCAGCGAGAAGCTTTCCCAGTCAGTGATAGATGGCATCTCAGTTCTAGGTGGCCAGTACCATG ACTATGGTCTGGTGACAACACCACAGCTGCATTACATGGTCTGCTGTCAGAACACCCAAGGGCAGTATGGCAAAGCAACGCTGGAAGGTTATTATGAAAAGCTATCCAAAGCTTTTACAGAACTGATAAAACAG GCTCCCAGTTCTGGAGAGCATCAGAGGCACCTGAAGGTTGACTGTGCCAATGGAATTGGAGCCCTGAAACTATCAGAAATGGTGTCCTACTTTCCAAAGGAGGTGCTAATTCAGCTGTATAATGATGGAAGCAAGGAGAAACTCAATCACTTATGTGGGGCAGATTTTGTGAAAGTTAACCAGAAGCCTCCTAGAG GCCTGGACATGAAGCCCAACGAGAGATGCTGCTCCTTTGATGGTGATGCAGATAGAATTGTTTATTACTACGTGGACACAAGTGGCCAGTTTCACCTGATCGATGGAGATAAAATAGCAGCTTTGATTAGTGTCTTCCTTAAGGAGCTTCTTGCCAAG gTGGGACAGAGCTTTGAGATGGCAGTGGTACAAACAGCATATGCCAACGGCAGCTCCACACGCTACCTTGAGCAAACACTGAAG GTACCTGTGCACTGTGTCAAAACAGGAGTGAAACACTTGCATCACAAGGCCCAGGAGTTTGACATTGGTGTTTATTTTGAGGCAAATGGACATGGCACA GTATTATTTAGTAAAGCTGCTGAAACTAAAATAAGACAACTGgcaaaagaggagaaagatgctgagaaaagagaagcagcaaaggtgcTTGAAAACATGATTGACCTTATCAATCAG ACAGTTGGTGATGCTGTCTCAGACATGTTAGTTATTGAAGCAATCCTGGCTTTGAAAGGTCTGACTGTGCAACAGTGGGATGCCATCTACACCGACCTTCcaaacaggctgctcaaagtTCAG GTGGCCGACAGGAGGGTGATTAGCACGGCAGACGCGGAAAGGCGTGCGgtgagccctgcagggctgcagcaggacatcGACGTGCTGCTGAAGAGCTACAAGCTGGCACGAGCCTTCGTCCGCCCCTCCGGGACGGAAGACGTGGTTAGAGTATACGCCGAAGCAGACACACAG GAGAACGCAGACGCCCTGGCCCATGAAGTAAGCCTGGCTGTTTACCACCTCGCTGGTGGAAAAGGAGAACCACCCCAGCCTATATAA
- the RWDD2A gene encoding RWD domain-containing protein 2A produces MAVTVRECLELQLLEVEMLLAMFPKKGEINLDEDAVASVQHYVRNSDGALPPQLQFSIAVDVGEAKVKVELQVMLPHKYPHVVPQLFARSDALHRQQQLQLNTGLTSHISSLDSGELCLCEAVQWVKDNSLPYLENSKVSSESASEGVLVKETLHRMWIYSHHIYRQELRKKIFDSAKQLNLTGFCLTGKPGVICVEGLQESCEEFWRVIRYPNWKHISCKHVENIETEGSIDELRLFHAFEDLQFEAHGDYGLRNDYHMDLGQFLQFLKQHQSGHIFQILFGVKDKHSDKQGTV; encoded by the exons ATGGCTGTCACAGTGAGAGAATGCCtagagctccagctgctggaagtGGAAATGCTCCTTGCAATGTTTCCcaaaaaaggggaaataaaCCTGGATGAGGATGCTGTGGCCAGCGTGCAGCACTACGTGAGAAACAGTGACGGAGCTCTGCCCCCACAGCTCCAATTTTCAATCGCTGTCGATGTAGGGGAGGCAAAG GTAAAAGTGGAACTGCAGGTAATGCTGCCTCATAAATATCCTCACGTAGTGCCTCAGCTTTTTGCAAGATCAGATGCATTGCACAGACAACAACAGTTGCAGCTCAACACTGGTCTCACTTCTCACATCAGTTCTTTGGATTCAGGTGAACTCTGTCTATGTGAAGCTGTGCAGTGGGTGAAAGACAACAGCCTGCCTTACCTGGAAAATAGCAAGGTGTCTTCTGAAAGTGCTTCAGAAGGAGTGCTAGTTAAAGAAACACTGCACCGCATGTGGATCTATAGCCATCACATCTACAGGCAGGAACTGAGGAAGAAGATTTTCGACTCTGCAAAGCAGTTAAATCTGACTGGCTTCTGCCTCACAGGGAAACCTGGTGTCATCTGTGTAGAGGGTCTCCAGGAAAGCTGTGAAGAGTTCTGGCGTGTTATTCGGTATCCCAACTGGAAGCACATTTCGTGCAAGCATGTGGAGAACATAGAGACAGAGGGAAGCATCGATGAGCTTCGCCTCTTTCATGCCTTCGAAGACCTGCAGTTTGAGGCACATGGCGATTATGGCCTGAGGAACGACTACCACATGGATCTTGGCCAGTTCCTACAATTCCTCAAACAGCATCAAAGTGGACACATTTTTCAGATTTTGTTTGGTGTCAAAGACAAACATTCAGACAAACAAGGAACTGTGTAA